The genomic region TTCGCCCTTAGACCGCTCGCCCCTCAGATGTACCACATCGCTCCCGCCGCGGCCGCGCCCCGTTCGGCAAGATCGGCGAGCGTGACGCTGGTGAGCACCTCGCGCCGAGCCCGCGCCAAGTCGGCACAGGTTTCGACCAAGGCCGCGGCGAAGGGCGATTCGCCAGCCGCGCATTCGCTCGGCGCATCGTTCGCCTCGAGCAGGTCGACCACGTCGGCCAACGTCACCTCCTGCGGCGGCTGGCTGAGACGGTAGCCCCCCCCGGGACCGCGGGTGCTGGCGATGATTCCGGACCGCTTGAGTTCATGGAGAATTTGCACCAGAAACGTCGCGGGAATGCCATGCCTCTCGGCGATCCGCGCGGCGGAGGCCGGGCGCGCTGCGACGCCCGGTTGCTCCTGGGCGAGCTCCAGCAGGGCGAGGATCGCGTATTGGGTTTTGGCGGACAGCATCAGGCAACGGGGGCAAGGGGCCGGCGAGGGCGTGAATTAAATGCCGCTCCCCTCGCTCTCCGCGGGGGTGTGCAATCCGCACTCGGTTTTGCCGCTGCCGCTCCAGCGACCCGCCCGTTCGTCGCCGTCCGGCTCGCCGGGAACGACCGCCCGCGTGCATGGCCAGCAGCCGATGCTGGGATAGCCGCGGTCATGGAGCGGGTTGTACGGCACGTCCTCCTCGAGGATCCGCTTCCACACGTCCTTCTTGGTCCAGTTGGCCAGCGGGCTGATCTTCACAAGCTGGAACTTCTTGTCCCACTTCACGATCGGCGTTTCGGCGCGGGTCTCGCTCTGGTCGCGGCGAATGCCGCTCATCCAGGCGTGCTTGCCGCGGGCCGCTTGCTGCAAGACCTTCACCTTGCGGTCGAAGCAGCACTGATCGGGGTTCGATTTGTAGAGCGGTCCGCCGTGGAGCGCCTCGTACTCGGGGACCGACAGCTCGGGCTGCAGCATGTCGACTTCGATGCCGTACTTGCGCGCGATGCGATCGCGCAGGTCGAGCGTTTCGAGGAACTGGTACCCCGTGTCGAGATTGAACACGTACGTCTGCGGCGCCACCTTGGCCAACATCGACAGGATGACGCACCCCTCAGGGCCGAAGGCCGTGGCCATGGTCAAGTAGGGGGCGAACCGCTCGTGGGCCCAGGCGATGATCTCCTCGGGAGTCGCCGATTCGAGCCGAGCGTTGGCCTCGGCCAGTTCGGAGAGGAGCTCGGGGGTCGCCTCAAGCTGCTCGGGCGCGAAGGGGGCGAGTTGGGTCATGGGGAGGATTCTCAGGCGGGGCCCGGCGGCGGGCTGGAACGGTTCGCTTGTGCGCGACGCCGCCCCGGGGATCACGGGCAAAACAGGCAGGTTTTCCGCGGAAAACGCACGGGGAGAGCTGGAACTTGCCATAATGTTATCTTTGTTGGTCAGAATAGTCAACTAAAGACCGCCAGTCCCTGGTATCGGTTCGCGCGGGGCCGATTATTCAGCCTGGATCGGTCGCGCCGGCGCCCTGGAGGAACCGAGCGGAAGTTGGGCGCCTTCGCCGATCCGTGACAAGCTCCTGCCAAAACCGGGCGGCGGGTTGACCCGATCGCGGGGGGGCCGGACGATGCGGGGCGATCGGCCCGCCGAACATGGGGAGGCCGCGCGACCGGGCCGCCAACGGGGCGTTCCGCCGCTTTGACCTCCGCCTCCTCTCATCCTCACTCCTGCCTTCGCCATGCCTTGCTATCTGGCTGTTGATTTGGGCGCCTCGAGCGGGCGCGTCGTTGCAGGGCTGTTCGACGGCGAGCGGCTCGTTCTGGAAGAGGTGCACCGCTTCGCCAACGGTCCGGTTCGGTGCGGGGCGCGGCTTCACTGGCGGACCTTCCAACTCTGGCAGGACATCCTCGACGGGCTGCGTCTTGCAGGGCAGAAGTACGGCCGCGAGGTGGCGAGCGTCGGGGTCGACACCTGGGGAGTCGACTTCGCCTTGCTCGACGCCAACGACGAATTGCTCGGAGCGCCGGTGGCGTATCGCGACTCGCGCACCGAGGGCGCCTTCGAACGCGCGTTCGCCCGCGTGCCCCGCGAGGAGATCTTCGCCGAGACGGGCCTGCAGTTCATGGAGCTCAACACGCTCTACCAACTGCTGGCGCTGCAGGAGGCCGGTTCGCCGGCGCTCGTCGCGGCACGGCGGATGCTGCTCATGCCGGACCTGTTTCACTGGATGCTATGCGGCGAGAAGGCGAACGAAGAGACCGACGCCTCGACGACGCAACTGTTCAACCCCCGCACGCGGGACTGGTCGCACGCGCTCATCCAGCGGTTCGGGCTCCCCGCGGAACTGTTCGGCCCGATCTCTCCCCCGGGGACGACGCTCGGGCCGTTGCTCGAGCATGTGGCGGCCGAGACGGGGCTTGCCGGGGTGAAGGTCGTGTTGCCGGGGTCGCACGACACGGCCAGCGCGGTGATGGCGGCGCCGGGCGCGAAGCCGCAAGCGAGCGGCGGGCCGGTCGAGTGGGGCTACATCAGCTCGGGCACGTGGTCGCTGATGGGGCTCGAACTCCCGGCGCCGGTGATCACCGACGACTGCGCCCGGTGGAACTTCACCAACGAAGCGGGGGTCGCCGAAACGACGCGGCTGCTGAAGAACATCCCGGGGTTGTGGCTGGTGCAGGAGTGCCAACGCATCTGGCGCTCCAAGGGCGAGGACTACACCTGGAACGACCTTACCCGACTGGCCGCCGAGGCGCCGCCGCTGGCCGCGGTGATCGACCCCGACGACGCGCGGCTGGTCGCCCCGCGCGACATGACCAAGGCGCTCGCCGAACTGTGCCGCGAGACCCACCAGCCGACGCCCGAGTCCCCGGGGCAAATGTTCCGGTTGGCGCTCGAGAGCCTGGCGATGCGTTATCGGCAGGTGCTTGCAATGTTGAACGCGCTGAACGGGACCCCCCTGGCGCGGCTGCACGTCGTCGGGGGCGGAACGCAGAATCGACTCTTGTGCCAAATGACCGCCGACGCTTGCGGGCTGCCGGTGACCGCCGGGCCGGTCGAAGCGACGGCGATCGGCAACGTGCTGATGCAGGCGATCGCCGCCGGCGACGTGGCGGACATCCCCCAGGCCCGCGAGGTCGTCCGACGCAGCTTCGACGTCATCGAGTACGAACCGCAGAGCCGCGCGAAATGGGACGACGCGGCGGCGAAGTTCAACGAGCAGTGAAGCGAACTCGCTTCGGCTTCGCGCCCGCAATCTGCCTGCGTCCAAGCGCTAGAGCGGCGCCGCTT from Pirellulales bacterium harbors:
- a CDS encoding Rrf2 family transcriptional regulator — translated: MLSAKTQYAILALLELAQEQPGVAARPASAARIAERHGIPATFLVQILHELKRSGIIASTRGPGGGYRLSQPPQEVTLADVVDLLEANDAPSECAAGESPFAAALVETCADLARARREVLTSVTLADLAERGAAAAGAMWYI
- a CDS encoding phosphoadenylyl-sulfate reductase; the protein is MASSSSPRAFSAENLPVLPVIPGAASRTSEPFQPAAGPRLRILPMTQLAPFAPEQLEATPELLSELAEANARLESATPEEIIAWAHERFAPYLTMATAFGPEGCVILSMLAKVAPQTYVFNLDTGYQFLETLDLRDRIARKYGIEVDMLQPELSVPEYEALHGGPLYKSNPDQCCFDRKVKVLQQAARGKHAWMSGIRRDQSETRAETPIVKWDKKFQLVKISPLANWTKKDVWKRILEEDVPYNPLHDRGYPSIGCWPCTRAVVPGEPDGDERAGRWSGSGKTECGLHTPAESEGSGI
- a CDS encoding rhamnulokinase → MPCYLAVDLGASSGRVVAGLFDGERLVLEEVHRFANGPVRCGARLHWRTFQLWQDILDGLRLAGQKYGREVASVGVDTWGVDFALLDANDELLGAPVAYRDSRTEGAFERAFARVPREEIFAETGLQFMELNTLYQLLALQEAGSPALVAARRMLLMPDLFHWMLCGEKANEETDASTTQLFNPRTRDWSHALIQRFGLPAELFGPISPPGTTLGPLLEHVAAETGLAGVKVVLPGSHDTASAVMAAPGAKPQASGGPVEWGYISSGTWSLMGLELPAPVITDDCARWNFTNEAGVAETTRLLKNIPGLWLVQECQRIWRSKGEDYTWNDLTRLAAEAPPLAAVIDPDDARLVAPRDMTKALAELCRETHQPTPESPGQMFRLALESLAMRYRQVLAMLNALNGTPLARLHVVGGGTQNRLLCQMTADACGLPVTAGPVEATAIGNVLMQAIAAGDVADIPQAREVVRRSFDVIEYEPQSRAKWDDAAAKFNEQ